A single genomic interval of Bacillus smithii harbors:
- the hemW gene encoding radical SAM family heme chaperone HemW translates to MIESAYIHIPFCKQICYYCDFNKFFLKGQPVKRYLKALKEEMRITLEAFPTRELKTIFVGGGTPTALEADQLEELCKTIRDILPFQKGEFTFEANPDDLTKEKLAILHHYGVNRLSLGVQSFDDELLKRIGRTHTGKDVVKTVDMAIKAGFENISIDLMYALPGQKKEDFQLSLEKALQLDLPHYSAYSLIIEPKTVYYNLMKKGRLPLPSEDLEAEMYDLLMDEMERHGIHQYEISNFAKKGYESKHNLVYWNNGEYYGFGAGAHSYVNGKRRANYGPLKKYMAPVENGQFPVMEEISLSQEEKMEEEMFLGLRKTEGVSMTRFHHKFGIELMEIFSSPAKEMENKGLVEVQGDFIRLTKKGRFLGNEVFQAFLGIS, encoded by the coding sequence ATGATCGAGTCTGCCTATATCCATATACCGTTTTGTAAACAAATTTGTTATTATTGCGATTTTAATAAGTTCTTTTTGAAAGGCCAGCCGGTTAAACGCTATTTGAAAGCGTTAAAAGAAGAGATGAGGATCACTCTTGAAGCATTTCCCACCCGAGAGCTGAAAACGATCTTTGTCGGAGGGGGGACTCCCACCGCGCTGGAAGCTGACCAGCTGGAAGAGCTTTGCAAAACGATCCGCGACATTCTTCCTTTCCAAAAAGGAGAATTTACCTTTGAAGCCAATCCGGATGACTTAACAAAAGAAAAATTGGCCATTCTACACCATTATGGCGTAAACCGACTGAGTTTAGGAGTTCAATCATTTGATGATGAATTGCTGAAAAGAATCGGCCGGACTCATACGGGCAAAGACGTCGTGAAAACAGTGGATATGGCAATCAAAGCAGGATTTGAAAATATCAGTATTGATCTAATGTATGCCCTTCCCGGACAAAAGAAAGAGGATTTTCAGTTGTCGCTGGAAAAAGCGCTTCAACTCGATCTTCCTCATTATTCAGCGTATTCTTTAATCATTGAACCGAAAACGGTTTATTACAATTTAATGAAAAAAGGGAGGCTGCCGCTGCCATCCGAGGATTTGGAAGCGGAAATGTATGATCTGCTGATGGATGAAATGGAACGGCATGGAATTCATCAATACGAAATCAGCAATTTTGCTAAAAAAGGCTATGAAAGCAAGCATAATCTTGTTTACTGGAATAATGGCGAATATTATGGGTTTGGCGCTGGGGCACATTCGTATGTGAATGGGAAGAGACGAGCTAATTACGGGCCGCTGAAAAAATATATGGCGCCGGTGGAAAACGGCCAGTTTCCTGTTATGGAAGAAATCAGTCTCAGCCAAGAAGAAAAGATGGAAGAAGAAATGTTTTTAGGATTGCGAAAAACAGAAGGAGTGTCAATGACTCGCTTTCATCATAAATTTGGGATAGAGCTTATGGAGATTTTCTCATCTCCTGCGAAAGAAATGGAAAACAAAGGACTAGTGGAAGTACAAGGAGATTTTATCCGTCTCACGAAAAAAGGAAGGTTTTTGGGAAATGAAGTGTTCCAAGCTTTTCTTGGCATTAGTTAA
- the grpE gene encoding nucleotide exchange factor GrpE gives MDETEQESKEKENEELQSETENKPELSEQVAESEEQSEESPENGENVQEENQTDIEKQNQKIKELETKLEEAENRYLRLLADFENYRRRVNIEKQASEKYRAQSLISDLLPVLDNFERALQVTVSDEQAKSLLQGMKMVYNGVLEALKKEGLEEIEAAGKEFDPNIHQAVMVANDETVGPNIVVEELQKGYKLKDRVIRPAMVKVNQ, from the coding sequence ATGGATGAGACAGAGCAAGAATCAAAAGAGAAAGAAAACGAAGAACTTCAGTCTGAAACTGAGAATAAACCGGAACTTTCTGAACAAGTAGCTGAATCCGAGGAACAATCGGAAGAATCTCCAGAAAATGGGGAGAATGTTCAAGAAGAAAATCAAACAGATATCGAAAAGCAAAATCAAAAAATTAAAGAATTGGAGACTAAACTGGAGGAAGCAGAGAATCGTTATTTGCGATTGTTGGCGGACTTCGAAAATTATCGCCGGCGTGTGAATATCGAAAAGCAAGCCAGCGAAAAGTATCGAGCCCAAAGCTTAATCTCTGACCTTCTTCCCGTTCTGGACAATTTTGAACGAGCATTGCAAGTAACGGTCTCTGATGAGCAAGCCAAATCTCTTCTTCAAGGAATGAAGATGGTTTACAATGGTGTTTTGGAAGCCTTAAAAAAAGAAGGACTTGAAGAAATTGAAGCGGCTGGAAAAGAGTTTGATCCAAATATTCATCAAGCCGTCATGGTGGCTAACGATGAAACGGTTGGTCCTAACATCGTAGTGGAAGAACTTCAAAAAGGCTATAAATTAAAAGACCGTGTGATACGTCCTGCGATGGTGAAAGTAAATCAATAG
- the lepA gene encoding translation elongation factor 4, with protein sequence MKREEKLNRQKHIRNFSIIAHIDHGKSTLADRILEKTNALSEREMKDQLLDTMDLERERGITIKLNAVQLKYKAKDGEDYIFHLIDTPGHVDFTYEVSRSLAACEGAILVVDAAQGIEAQTLANVYLAIDNDLEIIPVINKIDLPAADPERVRQEIEDVIGLDASEAVLASAKAGIGIDEILEQIVEMVPPPEGDPDAPLKALIFDSLYDPYKGVIAYIRVVDGSVKVGDKIKMMATGKEFEVTEVGVLTPKPVTRDELMVGDVGYLTASIKNVGDTRVGDTITSAVNPASEPLPGYRKLNPMVYCGMYPIDSAKFNDLREALEKLQLNDSALQFEPETSQALGFGFRCGFLGLLHMEIIQERIEREFKIDLITTAPSVIYKVHTTDGKEVQVDNPTNMPDPQKIDRIEEPYVRASMMVPNDYVGAVMELAQAKRGQFIDMQYLDDTRVNVIYEIPLSEIVYDFFDQLKSSTKGYASFDYELIGYKPSKLVKMDILLNGEKVDALSFIVHRDFAYERGKVIVEKLKDLIPRQQFEVPVQAAIGSKIIARSTIKAMRKNVLSKCYGGDVSRKRKLLEKQKEGKKRMKQVGSVEVPQEAFMAVLKMDDSK encoded by the coding sequence ATGAAGCGGGAAGAAAAACTGAATAGACAGAAGCATATTCGCAATTTTTCCATTATCGCCCATATCGATCATGGAAAATCCACGCTTGCTGATCGCATTCTTGAAAAAACAAACGCCCTATCGGAACGGGAGATGAAAGATCAGCTGCTGGATACGATGGATTTAGAAAGAGAACGCGGCATTACGATCAAGCTGAATGCTGTTCAATTGAAGTATAAAGCGAAAGACGGAGAAGACTATATCTTTCATTTAATCGACACGCCTGGGCATGTCGATTTTACGTATGAAGTTTCGAGAAGCTTGGCAGCTTGCGAAGGAGCCATTCTCGTCGTGGATGCTGCCCAAGGCATTGAAGCTCAGACGCTTGCCAATGTCTATTTAGCCATTGATAATGATTTGGAAATTATCCCAGTCATCAATAAAATTGATTTGCCGGCCGCTGATCCGGAAAGAGTGCGCCAAGAAATCGAGGACGTCATTGGATTAGATGCTTCGGAAGCCGTGCTGGCATCAGCGAAAGCAGGTATCGGGATCGACGAGATACTGGAGCAGATTGTGGAAATGGTTCCGCCTCCGGAAGGGGATCCTGACGCCCCTTTGAAAGCGCTCATTTTCGATTCTTTATATGATCCGTATAAAGGGGTTATCGCCTATATTCGTGTAGTGGATGGATCGGTCAAAGTCGGGGACAAAATTAAAATGATGGCAACGGGAAAAGAGTTTGAGGTTACGGAAGTGGGTGTGTTAACTCCTAAGCCTGTCACTCGGGATGAATTAATGGTTGGAGATGTCGGCTATTTAACGGCCTCCATCAAAAATGTCGGTGATACAAGAGTCGGTGATACCATTACTTCGGCAGTCAACCCGGCTTCTGAACCGCTTCCCGGCTACCGGAAATTAAATCCGATGGTTTATTGCGGAATGTACCCTATCGACTCTGCTAAATTTAATGATCTTCGCGAAGCGCTTGAAAAATTACAATTGAACGATTCTGCTTTGCAATTTGAACCGGAAACGTCACAAGCGCTCGGTTTCGGTTTCCGCTGCGGTTTCTTAGGACTTTTGCATATGGAGATTATTCAAGAGCGGATTGAGCGTGAATTTAAAATTGATTTAATTACGACGGCGCCAAGCGTTATTTATAAAGTTCATACGACGGATGGGAAAGAAGTTCAAGTAGATAATCCGACCAATATGCCGGATCCTCAGAAGATCGATCGGATCGAAGAACCTTATGTTCGAGCCAGCATGATGGTCCCAAATGATTATGTCGGTGCTGTCATGGAACTGGCGCAAGCAAAGCGCGGTCAGTTTATCGATATGCAATATCTTGATGACACTCGCGTCAATGTTATATATGAAATTCCGCTTTCTGAAATTGTGTATGACTTTTTTGATCAGCTAAAGTCCAGTACAAAAGGGTACGCTTCTTTTGATTATGAACTTATTGGATACAAACCGTCGAAATTAGTGAAAATGGATATTTTGCTGAATGGGGAGAAAGTCGATGCCTTAAGCTTTATTGTCCATCGCGATTTTGCTTATGAGAGAGGAAAAGTGATTGTAGAAAAGCTGAAAGACTTAATCCCTAGACAACAATTTGAAGTTCCGGTACAAGCCGCGATCGGGAGCAAAATCATAGCCAGATCCACGATCAAAGCAATGCGGAAAAATGTATTGTCGAAGTGTTACGGAGGAGATGTTTCCCGAAAACGAAAACTGCTGGAAAAACAAAAAGAAGGAAAGAAACGGATGAAGCAAGTAGGGTCCGTTGAAGTACCGCAAGAAGCCTTCATGGCAGTATTAAAAATGGATGACTCTAAATGA
- the hrcA gene encoding heat-inducible transcriptional repressor HrcA gives MLTDRQLLILQAIIDDFIRSAQPVGSRSLSKKSEIHFSSATIRNEMADLEELGFLEKTHTSSGRIPSEKGYRYYVDHLLHPEKLNKQDIMMIRSIFAERIYEMERIVQKSAKILSELTNYTAIALGPRLKENKLKRIQIVPLNKETAVAIIVTDTGHVENRTFTLPKTISSGDIEKMVNILNERLFGVPLDNLQDHIYKEVATLLRQHISNYDDILRSLVRAVELPADEKLFFGGKTNMLNQPEFHDIEKIRLLLDMIEQEKGIARLLNQIPIGIQVKIGRENKNLAMKDCSLITASYSIGDKHVGTIAVLGPTRMEYSRVISLLQFFSDSLSNVLTKLYQN, from the coding sequence GTGTTAACAGATCGCCAATTGCTGATTCTGCAAGCAATTATTGATGACTTTATTCGATCTGCACAACCTGTCGGCTCGCGCAGTTTATCCAAAAAAAGCGAAATCCATTTTAGTTCGGCCACCATTCGCAATGAAATGGCTGATTTGGAAGAATTGGGATTTCTTGAAAAAACGCATACTTCATCAGGGAGAATTCCGTCTGAAAAAGGGTATCGCTACTACGTTGATCATCTCCTTCATCCGGAGAAGCTCAATAAACAAGATATTATGATGATCCGCTCCATCTTCGCTGAAAGGATTTATGAAATGGAGAGGATCGTACAAAAGTCGGCGAAAATTTTATCAGAGCTGACCAATTATACAGCGATTGCGCTGGGGCCAAGATTAAAAGAGAACAAATTAAAAAGAATCCAAATTGTCCCTTTAAATAAGGAAACGGCGGTTGCCATCATTGTGACGGATACTGGACATGTGGAAAATCGGACCTTTACTCTCCCGAAAACGATCAGTTCAGGCGATATAGAAAAAATGGTCAATATTTTAAATGAACGTTTATTTGGCGTTCCGCTTGACAATTTGCAGGATCACATATATAAAGAAGTGGCAACGCTGCTTCGCCAGCATATATCTAATTATGACGATATTCTTCGCTCGCTGGTGAGGGCGGTAGAACTTCCAGCCGATGAAAAATTATTTTTCGGCGGGAAGACCAATATGTTGAATCAGCCTGAATTTCATGATATCGAGAAAATTCGGTTATTACTGGATATGATTGAACAAGAGAAAGGCATTGCCCGTTTGTTGAACCAAATTCCAATCGGCATTCAAGTGAAAATTGGAAGAGAAAACAAAAATTTGGCCATGAAAGATTGCAGTCTCATCACGGCTTCCTATTCTATAGGAGATAAACATGTGGGAACCATTGCCGTTTTAGGTCCGACTCGTATGGAATATTCAAGAGTCATTAGTCTGCTCCAGTTTTTTAGCGATAGTTTGAGTAATGTATTGACAAAATTGTATCAAAATTAA